Part of the Zonotrichia albicollis isolate bZonAlb1 chromosome 26, bZonAlb1.hap1, whole genome shotgun sequence genome, GTTACATGAAGGCAAAGCCAGCTCTCTGCAGGagtttgtggctgccccagcttccTGCTCAGTCCCGGGGCTTTCCTGGCAGCAAAACCGCCCCATCCAAAGCACCCCGAGCCCGTCAGGCCGGCAGGAGAAGCAGAGCACAATTAGAGATGTGGCTGTGCCTCTCTGCAGACGGTGGGCATGGGAATTAATCCTCCCATTAACGGGTGAAATGGAGCGTTTGCGTCTCACAAAGCAATTACACAAGAATAGCAGGAGAGCGATGATAGAAATCACATCTTCTCTGAAGTTGCTCTCCAATCCAACACATGAATAATTCCTCCTAGGCATTACTGGGAAAGCAGTATTAAAACACCCATATAAACAAGAattactggaaaaaaacagacGAGGCATGCTTCATCGCTCTGTCAGAGCCAAGCACAACTAAATTTATACAAAGTGGGCAGAGAAGCTTGAAGGGGCAAAGACATTTGTTAGTGCTCTGTGTGAGATGAGCTCACAAGGAACGCGTGCTTGATCTTGGCAGCTTTTTGATGTCTTACTCCTAAAGCATCAGCTTTAGTCTCGGTTTCCATGGCAGATACTTTTCTGAGCTTGTATCTTCCCCAGATATTGCTAATTTATGCTGTCAGCCACATCTCTGCAAATACCTGCAGAGTGATTCCATGTGCAGTGGGAGTGGTGAAAACAAAGCGCACGTGAACCTGCCTCAGCTCTTGTGTTTTAACCAGAGGACAAAAAAAGGATTTGTTTTCTTCAGCCCACAACATCTTGGCTGATCTCCTGGCACTGAATTTTACCCCAGGTACCCTGACACTGCGTTATCTGTCCTGTCCTTTGAGCATTTCATCCAGGCACATGTTTTGGGCAGATTTACCCCTTTCTGAGCAGGAAGGGTTGGGCAGCACATGTGGCCCTGCTTCTTTCTGCTCCCCCATCACATTTCATGCTAGCCCAGCCTACAAACCATGAGATCTTTTCCAGGCAGCCACACCAAAACTGTTCTATTTTCAGGGTGGATTTATCAGCCCTGCAAATGTTGAACAAGCAGCTGACGAATTGGCCTCACCAATTCGTGGCAAGGTGAGAGGCTGCACGTCTGGCTGGTGGGAGAAGAATCCCAGGGACTTGCAAAGCTGTTGTTTACACACTGAAGCACAGAACATCCAGCACAACACAAAAGGAATTGTGAAAAACTTGTAAAAAGTAACTCACACAGTGACAGAACCACAGGAAGCGATGGCACGTGCAGAGAGAGCTCATGCCAGAGCAAAGTCCTGGCAGCACTGAGGAAACCCATATCCTGGCAGGAAATGGGCACGCAGGGTTCAGGGCTGTttcaggctgtgcccagcagcaccaaGTCCCAAGTCCCAGGTAGGAAAGTGGCCAGACACTGAAATGAGGCCACTCCTTGTCCTAAGGAAAGAAGCCTGGCAAGTTCTGGCCAGCTGGAATTGATCTGagcctggctggagctgggttTGCCAGTCATTCTAGGGCTCAGGAGCAACCTGccctatatatctatatatctatatatctatatatctatatatctatatatctatatatctatatatctatatatctatatatcaatatatctatatctatatctatacaTCTatgtatctatatatctatacatCATCTATACATCTATACATCTATACATCTACacatatctatatctatatatctatatatatatctatatcatcCATATCTATCTGTTACATCTCTCAGGTATCACAGGATATTCTGAGTCTCAGTTTCTGAATGCCCCATGCCAATTCACCTGGTGACCAGCAAGTCACAGGTAATCCCCTTCTCCATTCTGAGCCAGCACAAACATCTACACAAAACCTTCAGGTATGCTCAGCtcctcactgctcctgctgAGTGCCAGAGAGGCACAGACATATCCCCTGTGTGTGGCTCAGACacatcccttccctccatccAAAGGAGCTGAGGTTTTAAAGGGAATGTGGAATAAAAAGCAGCTGGGTGATGTTTCCTTGGATCTGTTTTCAGTGTGGTCAGAGGTAATTTCCACAGCTCTCTGGTAAAACAGGGAAACCCCTGGTCTGAGTGGGATGGGGGCAGAGGCTGTTCCTGGAGCCTTTCAGGATGAGTAACAGGGTCAGTAGCCACAGCAAACAAACCTCTAGTTTACCAAACAGAGCTTCTGCAGCATCCGGCTGCTTTAAAACATTAACCAAAATACACTTATCTCTGGCTCCTGGCCTTAAGCGACTTTTGAACCCTCAGCTattctgggccaggctggattGCGCTCAATCCAGGTGTGTGAGGCCAACAGGAGCCCTggtgggcagagcagccccttgctggcagctgtgccctgcccacagTGCCCCTCGAGTGAGAAGGGACCCAAAGGGACATTGagtgcagctccctgctcctcacaggagcCAAAACTGACCTGTATGACTAAGGGAGAGTCCTCCCAGCCCAAGGGCTTGTCATTGACCAAGGGTGGTATGGAAAGCCTTGTGGAGCAgaggtgagttttctttccagcaaTAATGAGCATGAAATTTAAGCAAAAGGACactggaggcaggagcagggcagcaaaCTGAGATTTCTTGTTCCCCCTGAGGCCATTGCCATGTGCAGCTGAGGGCGTAACAACCACGGAAGTCGTCTCAGAGGATTTTATGGATCATCTGCCTTTGGGACAACATTGTCAGTCAgaaactgcagctctgtgtgcactAAAGATGAGTTGGATctgctgggaggcagcagaAAGGAGCCCATGCCCAGACAGGAgcaggtttgcagtgctggCAGCGGAGACAGAGCCAAGTTCTCGGCTGTTTACACAGGCTGCAGCCTCTTGCtagcactgcagcacttctcACCTGGAGTTTTACTCATTTCTGATTTGATCCATTGTGCACACAGTGCTTTTCACATGCAGCAAGGGCAGCACTGGAGTTTagtctgtgctggctcagtcccacagcctgttctgtgatgggtcaaaaaaccccaacatttcCAAAAGAAGAACATTTTTAGAAGCCTGTTCTGTAGTGGgtcaaaaccccccaaaacttCCAGAAGAAGATTTCCTAAAGCCTGATCGGTGATGGACAAAAACCCCCTATATTTCCAGAAGACTTCCAGAAGCCTGTTCTGTGATGGGTCAAGAACTCCCAACACTTCCAGAAGAAGGAGAACATTTCCAGAAGTCTATTCTGTGGTGGGTCAAAAACCCCCAACATttccagaagaagaagaagatttccagcagcagagaggactTTTCATCTCGTCCGACAGCAAAGTTGGCAACTTAAATGTTAAACTTTGCCTGCGACTGTTGGGTGTTGACATCATCGTGATCTCAGCGCTGTAACCGGAGCCCTCCGGCTTTTCCTCCAGCCTGCCTTTAAATACCactcctgcaggcagcagagctcaggacaGAGCCGGCAGAGCTTCCATGAGAGCAAAGACGAGCTCCAGCACCGCAGCCATGTCCACGTCCCTGCGGGTGAGCCCCTCGCTCCACGGGTACCGCTTCGACACCGCGCTGCGCAAGAAAGCCGCGGCCAACATCTTCGAGAGCATCAACGAGGCGTCCCTGCAGAAACTCTTCAGAAACTCCGGCGACAAGAAGGCGGAGGAGAGAGCCAAGATAATCCTCGCCACCGACCAGGACATGGAGGAAAAAACCAGGGCGCTGATGGCGCTAAAGCAGAGGAGGAAAGACAAGCTGCTGCAGTTCCTGACGTTTCGGAAATACTCCATCAAAGTTCACTGAGCTGGCTGGCGGAGGGAGCAGGAATGGAGAACTTTGTGACGGGACTGTTTGAGAGCTCCTAGCATGCTCGGCTGCCCCGTGGGCCTGGGGAGCTGACAGTCCATGCAGGGGCTTCAGCTCCACTGCAAACCATGAGCCAGCAGCGGCATCACTGCGGGCAGCAGGACCAGTGCCCATGGCACACTGGTGTGACCAGCAGGACCAGTGCCCATGGCACATTGGTGTGGACAGCAGCatcagtgcccacagcagcactggtgtGACCAGCAGGACTGGTGTGGTCAGCAGGACCAGTGCCCATGGCACACTGGTGGGTCCAGCAACCTGatcagtgcccacagcagcatcaGTGCCCATGGCACATTGATGTGGCCAGCAGCCTGATCGGTGCCCATGGCACATTGGTATGGACAGCAGCatcagtgcccacagcagcactggtgtGACCAGCAGGACCAGTGCCCATGGCACATCATtgtggccagcagctgtggtgtGACCAGCAGCATCTGTGCCCACAGCATCtctggtgtggccagcaggaccagtgCCCACAGCACATCACTGTGGCCAGCAGCCTGGTGGCCAGAGGCTctcagagacagagagagagcagctcccagctggggcAGATTTGCTCCTCTGGGCAGCCATGGGACTGAGCTGGGGGAAGCCCCACCATCCTGATGGACTTGGTGCTCACAGACTTGCTTTGCCTCTTCAGCCTGAGCCCTGCTTACGTGGTGGTGGGGGGCTCTGGAGACCTCCCAGCTACTGGTCAGGGTCAGAATCTGTGAAATGCCCCCAAGGCAGCGTGGTGCAGTGAGTTCAGCCGTCCGGGAATGCATTAACTCtgcacagctgtgcctttccTTGTGCGCAGGAAAAGTCGTTTGCACAGAAGCAATAATAATGACAGATTTCCCTGAATTTACTGTGAAGTTCCTTAATATTATGTTCACTTACCACTAACACTAAAAATCTAAATATAATAACTACAGTTCTTCTCTGTGTAGGTGACAGCCACTATTAGATGAGTACTTACTTCATGGCAATATTTTATGACAATGTTAATATTATATTGGCTATAATTTATTGCATACAGCGATGTGAAAACTAATAAATTATGAAGTAAATTTAAATTACCTTGTCTGAAATGCTCAGTTCTCCTGGAGTGGTGGGGTTAGacttttttttgtcatttcatAGAGGCCTGGTTTAGGAGCAGACtacctgcagctctcccccaTTCCCTAGATATGGCTTTGGCAGCCCATCCTCAGGAtgtggagcagcccctggctccCCCATCCCACCTGCCAGCACCAGCTTGGCCCACAATTGCCATGGCAACCGTGTCATTTCCCCACCAAATTTATTTCTAATCAACTCCAGTGTCAGTTTCCCCTCTGTAATAAAGCAGAATAACATCTTCTGCATTGTGGAAAGGTGTAGAAAATGATGGCTCAGGAGCATGGCTCATCAGCCTTtggcatttctgcagagcagagaaaaCCTGGGCTTGGCTCCTCATCACCCAAAGAACCAGCAATAAGTTACAAAGCTTTGGCAGCAGAACTGGACTGTTTTTCTGCAGGTTGTGCTGTACTATCATGATAGACGATGCTGAAAGTACTTAAAAATAGCAAAGACTGGTTATTTATAAGTCTGTCCTCTAATAACCTGATGGTTTAGATAAAAACATTCCCATGACTCTGCTTAGAGCAACAAAGATAAAGCAGCTTGGAGGAGCAATAGCCCAgctacagggtttttttttgtgcctACAGTAACAACTCCAAATTGCCAATAAGTCAGTGAGACTGGAAATAATCTTTTAAGTCACCTAATAGAACAGGcaattataattatttataaGTGGAGCGGGATGCATGGTGATTTCTCCTCACAGGAAGACCAGTGCTGGATTTGCCAGGGCCTTGTCACTCTTTGTGTCCTCAAAATCAAACCCAGCCATGGTCAATGCTGGATTTGGCAGAGCCTTTTCACTCTCTGGGCCCCAAAATCAAACTAAACCAGGCCAGTGCTGGATTTGGCAGAGCCTTGTCCCTCTCTGAGCCCCAAAACTAAACCCAATGCTGGATTTATCAGAGCTTTATCACTCTGTGGGCCCCTAAATCCAAACCCAGCCAGGGCCAATGCTGGATTTGGGAGAACCTTGAGACTCTCTAGGCCCCTAAAACCAAACCCAGCCAATGCTGGATTTATCAGAGCCTTGTCACCCTCtggacccccaaaaccaaacccagccaGGGCCAGTGTTGGATTTGGGAGAGCCTTGAGACTCTTTAggcccccaaaaccaaacccagccaATGTTGGATTTGGCAGAGCCTCGTCACCCTCTAGGCCCCCAGAACCAAACCCAGCCAATTCTGGATTTGGGAGAGCCTTGTCACTCTCTGGGCCCCAAAATCAAACTAAACCAGGCCAATGCTGGATTTGGCAGAGCCTTGTCACCCTCtggacccccaaaaccaaacccagccaGGTCCAATGCTGGATTTGGAAGAACATTGTCACCCTTTGTGTCCCCAAAACCAAATGCAGCACCCCTTTGCTACCAATGACCTGGGCAGCATTTGCCACCAGCCTTTTCTTGAAAGAAGGAGGCAAATCTGGCAGAAGCCAAGCTTGTGGCAGAGTGAAATCCACACCCTCAGAACTGGTTGCTGCTGGCACGTCCTGGGGTTGCCCAGACAGTCCTGTTCACAAGATTTGCATAACATGATTCATAACATCCACTGACTTGGGGATTTTATAGTCCCTCTTGTCTCATTACGCTGAAATCATTAGCCTGAGTGGTATCCCTGATAAATAAAGGCCACTTACTAAGAAGTTATGTGTTTATTGGATATTTACAGCGAAAAAAGGCACTTTTCCTTGCTTGTAGCCTGTCTGCTGCTTTGGCAGGTTTGTGCTCCAGGAATGTGCCTTACTCAAAAGGCTCAACAAAACCTGCAATGAATTCTCACGGAACATGAGCCAAAAGCAGTTTGAGGTACAAATATCCAACCATCCCAGGGCCCTTGCCCACACTGCAAGAATTAGCAGTTCTTGCTGGTTTAACTTCCCCTGGGCAGGTAAGAAGGGTTTAACTTCATTTCTAGAATCACAGCCTAATGTTTTGGTTGAAAGTATATTGCACATGGGGATACCAGAGATTAATTGGGGTTTGAGAGGTGTGGAAGTCCCAGAATCTCTGCTGCTCACTGTGACCCTGAGATGTGTtagaaaaatctcttttcccagcccagcagttgaagaaggagtcagaactcaTGGAttctcattctcaaggttgtttattgtttcttatctataaaattctttctctggcctgctgaggtctgttcagcaggtcagacagaggcactctgaCACCCTCAGGGTGgagttatctttttatactaaaaactacgtgtacattatttacaattacttcccaatacctatcacctatgttagagaGTGAGCCTCTCTAAGCAAATTtaaaaatgccaacatcacccagaagatggaggccaagaagaagagggaaaaaggacaggacacgcccaaATTCCACCATCTTGGGACCTCAaaccccattctaaaaaccccaaaaatcaaattttcaccccatgataaataaactatcattctacttaaattTTCAAGGCTTGTAAATCCTCATATAAGGTTGgcaattttttccatgggtcaagatcaaaggcacaggggtcttgggctttgtgccaaggtctctgagcaaGCAGTTCACATTTAAAGTATTCTCAATCCAGTAAATGTATGGAAGAAACCATTTCAATGTTAATTACTCATTCTTGCAGtttgattaaaataaataaattggaaTAGATGTCTCCAAATATGTTGGGAGAGTCCTTAATTTTTCGGTGAACTCCTGCATGCACAGTACAAtgtatactatatattatagcttatataatatatagtatatatatatagtattgtatatatattgtatatatactatatatactatatatactatatatactatatatactatatatactatatattatagcttacatagtgtatatatataatatatattatattgtatatatatagtaaatatagtatatatacaatatatactatatattatagcTTATTATAGCTATACTATTGTTATAGTATATATAACAATATGTACTATAATATAGCAAATTACAAACAACTAGACAGCTGAAGAGCACTAGTTTTTGAATTCTAGTTTAAATACAGAAGGGAAAGAAGCACGAGACTTTTTTGAGTGTGGATTGGCCTAGTGGTATGTTAAGTTGCAACTTTTTTGCttgtaaaaatacattttgacaAGCTGAAACagcctttcagaggcagccagagggatgtcctgggttctggGAGGATGGCAGAGAttagtttgggtttgggaggtGTGGGAGGGCAGGTCAGGGCGGTGCTGTCActctcactgtcactgtcaccagccCTTCCTGAGCTCCCGGcgcctgcagggccaggggcagaGCCCATTGTCAACCTCCAGCACAACAAACAGAGGAAAAGGCTGTTCGAGGAATTTCCTCCCTGCAGGAGCCGGGCGTTTCCATTAATTCTTCTCCATGAGTCAGGCTGGCTGTACTGGGTGTCCCCTGGCCCAGCATCCTGAGGAACGTGCGGAGGAACAGCTAATTTTATCCAGCTGGTCTAGCAGCCATTCTGGGAGGGTGCTGGTGGTTCCCCACTAGCACTGATGGTGGGGAGAAGCCacagaaaggcaggacacaaacCAAGGAGAAGACTTTTGGCAAAATCTCTCGCTAAACACACTGGGGAAGGTGGGGAGCAACTCAAGGTGCTGTATTGAATTTTCAGGCAATCCCAAGGAGGGGAGAGAGAATGATGCATTGGACTCCATCTTATGAAAAGGCtcattaattactttattatattattctatacatctaaaactgaatctgccaagcactcaaacCTGCACACAACTGCCCAGAATCACAAGAGTGTCACCCAACAATCCTGACACACTTGGCCCTGACAGGgcaaggaaacaaaactccaTCACTTTGGgtgaacaatctccatattgcattctacttctGCACAACACAATCACAGCAAATGACATAAGAaaattcttgggaagaattgtgccttgcttttctctgtgaagagaaatgtggggctACACActtggccctgacaggccaaggaaacaaaacaccatcactctgggcaaacaatctccatattgcattctactttggcacaaacaggcacagcaaatgtaagaattatttttcctttctctgaagtTTAGAGAATGCGAAACCCAGAAATACTCttggaagaattgtgccttgcttttccctGTGAAGAGAAATGAGGGGCTACAGTGCTGGAAAGAGAAAGCCCAGAGCAAAGGGGGTGCCAGTCACAGCAGACCACAGAGAGATCCCACCCTCTGTCCCCTCATCAAACACctgtcaccctgattttttaagattttctaagccttctgatgtttacattcttgtaatgaaCTGTCTCACACGCTTTCTGTAAATTACTTAtagttttgcattcttttatggaggaggagaaatttgatggactgttggtttgtccagtgtcattggagaggtggcactgtcaccctccaatccactgtcagttttggaaatctataaatgttagagtcagaaaataaacttcccttttttacCTTGAGAACACCAGCGTGTGCCTTGTGTTAtttcgtgtcctatagtgacaaaCACCCATCCCCATCTCTCCAAAGATGAAAAGATGGGGCTGGAACGAGTCAGCAGCCCGGCTCAAGCTGAGCAGAGTGTTCAGGAGCAGATGAGGATGTTCCCAGAGTCTGAACAGCCAGTTCTGTGACCTCCAGTGCCTGCTGAAatccagcacacagagcaggagcagagtccAAAGCCAAGCCCTCGCTTGGCCGTGTTTGTGTGCTCCAGTCAACAGCAACACCTCCCTGGCAGCTTCCCCTACACCATGGAGCAACAGGCAGGTTAAAAATTAactgctgagctgagctgctgccccactgcacccacagggacaggctctgcttgacaaatgtgaaaaatgcctattttatgattggcttttcgcaaatattcaaattaacattatatgtgttgtgttagaaagtgatgctgtattaattcccttaagtactgtgttaaatatagttttaggttataaaaatgttaaaatagaaacgatgctatgtaggatactttttttaaagaaaggatttgcagtgagatagcagccacaggacgcctgaatctttcagagtaaaggaatttattgctccattatcagaagaaatgaacttcttcccacctt contains:
- the TCIM gene encoding transcriptional and immune response regulator, whose protein sequence is MRAKTSSSTAAMSTSLRVSPSLHGYRFDTALRKKAAANIFESINEASLQKLFRNSGDKKAEERAKIILATDQDMEEKTRALMALKQRRKDKLLQFLTFRKYSIKVH